A segment of the Cricetulus griseus strain 17A/GY chromosome 6, alternate assembly CriGri-PICRH-1.0, whole genome shotgun sequence genome:
TATTAAAGTACAAAAATTTCTAAAGGCTACTATTAATTGGAGTTTTGAAATACTTTTCAAATGAGGCAGGTTTTGTGTTTGCTGGATGTTCAATGTTTTATTTAGAAGATTACAGAATAAAAGGCCACACATcacaaaaatagcaaaaatacAACACACAAAATTCTGAATGGACTTTGGATATGTTTAGTGTTTAACTCTGTAAGGTATCATATTTTGCAACTTTCTATTCTACTCTATATGGCAATGTTATACATGCCAAGTTAAAATAATGTTAACAATAAACTGGTCTAAAGCCATCTGAACAGAAAGAAACCAGAGTCACAAACATGCTGCAGCCTATCATAGTACATATATAGAAAGATGCATCTTCTTGACATTTCATATTCACAGCTATGAGAATTAGAGAAGTTAGTCcaagtttaaacaaacaaacaaacaaacaaaaaaccaaaatccaaaccatgcagaattaacactcaatgtgACACAGGCTAAAAGCCAAAATAGGGAAATCTTATTTCCAATACTAACGCTTTTTAGAATCCCTAGCTTAAGAAGTACCTACACAAGTAGTATGTTTtaatgagaaatatattttttaaattgtagaaaAGGGTAATGTTCTAAAAAGCAACAATTTCAGTCCTTCACATCAAAgcaacaaataattaaaaattatagtcTGATCTTCCAAGGTATAATTTTTATCAAATGCTGTATAACAGCAACTCAAGCTCAACTGGCACATAAAGCAAAAACAGCATTCATCTCGTTTTTTATAGCTCACCAAGAGGCACGGACAGTATTAAGAAACAAGCTATAGCTGGAATTGTAAAGTATAAGGTATGGAGTACAAGAAAAGTAAAGTACAAAAACAACTGTAAAATCAAGTGATGATGTAAGATCACATAAGGATTCTCCTGTGTAGTTAAAAGAAATTGCTGTAAGCCtatgaattataaatgcaaaacaacaacaaaaaaaaacataaaaaacttcTACTGGTTTCTCAGGGAATTTTTaccaaaagaaatacaaacttgTCTAACAATGTACTGCAACCAACAGTTAAGCTTGTTTCCAAATTGTTGATTAAGCAAAGTAGGCTGCTATTGACTAATTGTTGCAacacaaaaatgaatacataagATAGTTTAACATAGCACACAATATTACaccaaagtgattttttttcatttcaagtttATTAAAACTTTAGCAGTACAAATTATCCAGGTAGCAGATTATCAAAAGATCAACTCAATGAagtccacatttaaaaaaaaaggagggggggagacaaacataaaacaaccccaaaacaatgagaacaacaaaaaagagattcAACAGTAAGTCTCGAAAACTTAAAATTTGAGACAGGAAGGAAATAAGTGTACACAACTCACTCATCCACTTTTGTCTTCATCTGTTCCGGGGCTTGACTCATGAtcgcattttttatttttgtcatgtacATGGTCATTTTCTTGACCctttgatttttggttttctttttccactgggGATCTGGTCTTCTCGTCCTCCTGACTTTTCAACTCATTGTCCTGACTGCTCTGTTTTGGTTTCAACACTACTGGACTTTGATCTCTATCAGCCTTTTTTTCCCTGTTATTACTTGAGCTATTATGATCACGATTTTTAGAGTacattcttttttctccctcagaattttcttttctgtgtgaacTCTTACTTTCTTGGCTTctatatttctctttgtttcgactttgactttcttctctttctgagcTCCGGGaatctctccttcttctcctcctgtcTTTACTTCTTGATCGTCCTGGAGTTCTTCGATCCCGGCTCCGTGACCTTCCTCTTCTCCTATACTCCTGTTCTCTGTACCTGTGGTACTCCTTGCTTCTGCTGCGATCTCTGTCATGGCTTCTAGAGCGCACTCTTCTGCTCctgtccctgcttctgcttcgctCCCTTGTTCTACTGTTGTAACTGTGTTTACTTTTAGTTAGATCACGTTCTCTACTCCTAGACTGTGCACGTCTatccttttctttacttttgctATGATCATGCTCATCACTTTTTGATTCTACCTGTTTAGAATTCTCTTTGCTTCTACTCCTTTCCTGATCTTTCCCTTTAGAATccacctgtttttctttttctttaatagtcTCATGATCCCTGTCTTTACTTCTTGACCTCATCCTCTTGTCTTCGTGTTTGTTATGCTTTGATTCTCTTTCCTTACTTTTGGATCTCTCTTTGCTCTTACTCCTACTTTTGGATTTGCCCCttttcttcactttgtttttattatatttatcatccttttctgaatttcttctgatgtctctctctttgctttcagATTTATGGtctttaactttcttttccttttctatttttctgtttggACTCTCAGACATGTGTCTGTGATcggttatttttttctcttttactctaACTGGGctcctttgattttcttttatttcatttaactcaCTCCtaaaaagtaaaggaagaaaagatatttGGAAATATTAGGAAAAGAACAACATAATTATAAACTACAATGCTACTGTGTTTTCtgtaaggtatacagaaatacaaTGGTTCCTAATAAAATAATTGTGTACAACAGTAAAAAGAAATCACTAATTTGAAATAACAGGTAAATCTTACTTATCCCCTTTGATCCATCTTTCACCACTTGACACCCTCATTCTTTGAGCTCTCTGCATTTCTTGTCTCCAATGTGGAGGGGTCTCACTTCGTCTAAAACGATCCCTTGAtctggatctggaaggagttcGATAAcgcttaagaaaataaaagggggaaaaaagaccatataaaaatttaaaagcgaTACCACAGCTAAgatacatactttttaaaaaaagaattattaatttattatgtatacagtgttctgcctgcatgtttgtttgcatgacagaagagggcaccagacttattatagatggctatgagtcaccatgtggttgctgggaattgaacacaagacctctggaggagcaatcactgctcttaatctctgagccatcccttcagcccacttatttattttgaggtggaaataaaatgaataaggcTTCTCTTTCTTAAACTGTTAAAAATCAGGAATGAGGGCTGGATGTGCACTCCTTTaaatccagaggcagaagcaggtagatttctgtgagttcaaggcctgcatggtctacaaagcaagttccaagacaagccaggactgtttcacagagaaaaccctgtcaacaaagaaaaagaaaaagaaaagaaaagcaaaaaaaaaaaaaaaaaacaaaaaaaactcccAACAAACCCAAAATTAGGAATAAGGTAAGAATGTGTGCTAAACATACATCAGATTCTAGAATCTAATCCTCAGCATGATCAAATGTCTCAGCTTTCAGGTAGAAAACAGGCAGAGAACCAGGAAATAGTCTTACCATAAATTCCAAGTAAGAAACATTAGCCACAGCAACTCTGGCTTTTCACATCTTTCTAGGAACAGTTCTACTCAACTGGTGCTAGAATACTTGGTATATTCGCTACTACAAATTCCTAAATTCTTATTTGAATGTTACACATACACCACCCTCCAAGGAAAtattataaacacacagaagtCCCTTTATTCAACCAACATTTACTCAGCTCTTCAAATAGCTAACATTACCAAAGTGGAGCCAAGATATAGCAGATTTTGATCTCTGGGAACTTAGCATTACAAAGATAGAGGAACAAATTAATGGATATATAATCACATATATTAAACTACAATAGAATGACTATAGAAGGAGAAATGGTGCTCAAACAATTGAAGAGATCTGACAATGCTCaaagtgctggagatcaaacctaaGGCCTTCTGTGCAATAGGCAAATACTCTCACTGGAGCTATGTCACAGCCAGATGTGTACTTTCTGACTACCCTGACCACCGTTAAATATACCATATGCCTTTTCCACTTCTGCCTCTTCACGTGAGATCATGTGGTAGAATCACTCAGAAACCATAAAACATGCTTTCTGATGCAACTACTTTCATAGCTACTTATACTTGTGATGAGTGTTTCTTAGTTTTAATTTCTAAAAGAACTATTAGTGATAAATATAACTCACATGAACAAAAGCACTTTAGGGTCTGCAATCATTTAAGGTTTAAGTTTAAACCAGTACCGacagataaaacagaaacaaaacctacCAAATACAAGTTTGAAAGCCATTTATATTTGAGACAGCATTATTATGAGTAAAGCTTTATAGAAGGAAATGCATGTCAGAGGAGTAGTGAGAGAACGAAATAGCAGGAGTTGACATaaaaagttgtaaaaaaaaaaaagaaaggaaagagaatgaaaatgatttttgaCTTAGAGTGAAACAGACAAACAGGTAGTGCCACTAGTTACTGCAAGCAACAGCCTAAAAAGACAGGCGATCTGAAGAGTACATTCTTATGCTGAGCTTTTTCCTGATGGTAAGTTTGGGGTGCTtgttagccaaataaacctttgtgCCAAGAAGAGACAAAATTGTGAATTCAGCCATCCAGGAGACTAAAGGGCCTGTCTAAGGAgtatccatttaaaaatgaactagAGCCTtgacattaatttaaaaaggtCATGGACAGGAT
Coding sequences within it:
- the Ppig gene encoding peptidyl-prolyl cis-trans isomerase G translates to MGIKVQRPRCFFDIAINNQPAGRVVFELFSDVCPKTCENFRCLCTGEKGTGKSTQKPLHYKSCLFHRVVKDFMVQGGDFSEGNGRGGESIYGGFFEDESFAVKHNKEFLLSMANRGKDTNGSQFFITTKPTPHLDGHHVVFGQVISGQEVVREIENQKTDAASKPFAEVRILSCGELIPKSKVKKEEKKRHKSSSSSSSSDSDSSSDSQSSSDSSDSESASEEKSRKRKKKHRKNSRKHKKEKKKRKKSKKSPSSESEAENLDAQPQSTVRPEEIPPIPENRFLMRKSPPKADDKERKNRERERERECNPPNSQPASYQRRFLVTRSGRKIKGRGPRRYRTPSRSRSRDRFRRSETPPHWRQEMQRAQRMRVSSGERWIKGDKSELNEIKENQRSPVRVKEKKITDHRHMSESPNRKIEKEKKVKDHKSESKERDIRRNSEKDDKYNKNKVKKRGKSKSRSKSKERSKSKERESKHNKHEDKRMRSRSKDRDHETIKEKEKQVDSKGKDQERSRSKENSKQVESKSDEHDHSKSKEKDRRAQSRSRERDLTKSKHSYNSRTRERSRSRDRSRRVRSRSHDRDRSRSKEYHRYREQEYRRRGRSRSRDRRTPGRSRSKDRRRRRRDSRSSEREESQSRNKEKYRSQESKSSHRKENSEGEKRMYSKNRDHNSSSNNREKKADRDQSPVVLKPKQSSQDNELKSQEDEKTRSPVEKENQKSKGQENDHVHDKNKKCDHESSPGTDEDKSG